Proteins from a single region of Candidatus Omnitrophota bacterium:
- a CDS encoding response regulator, giving the protein MPGKILIIDDDADFREAISMLLEAKGYSVSTSANGKDGLDKAKSIKPSLILLDVMMTTKTEGFDLAQQFKSSKDLNKIPVIIITGIKKDMNLPFSFEADNDWLPVKAVLEKPVKPDILLSEIEKYVKA; this is encoded by the coding sequence ATGCCGGGTAAGATACTTATTATTGATGATGATGCGGATTTTAGAGAGGCTATTTCTATGCTGTTAGAAGCTAAAGGTTATTCTGTCTCTACCTCAGCCAATGGTAAAGACGGTTTGGATAAAGCCAAGTCAATAAAACCTTCTTTGATACTGCTTGACGTCATGATGACAACCAAGACAGAAGGCTTTGATCTGGCGCAGCAATTTAAGAGCTCCAAGGATTTAAATAAAATACCGGTTATTATAATAACCGGTATCAAGAAAGATATGAACCTGCCTTTTAGTTTTGAGGCCGATAATGATTGGCTGCCCGTAAAAGCAGTATTGGAGAAGCCTGTCAAGCCGGATATATTATTGTCTGAAATCGAGAAATACGTAAAGGCATAA
- a CDS encoding mechanosensitive ion channel family protein has protein sequence MLRSIVFSKLSRLARNTRSQIDDIIISSTKTPFIIWCMMFGIYFALEFSDLPEGATHIASKILVVLGIASVTIVLANIIARIIQVYANKIAGTLPITSLTQNISRIIIFIIGILVILNGLGISITPILATLGVGGLAVALALQDTLSNLFAGFHITISRQVRIGDYIKLDSGQEGYVIDINWRTTKIRMLPNNVVLVPNAKLAQAIITNFYLPDTEMAVLIEVRVHYGSDLKKVEKITCEVASQIMKEVNGGVPGFEPFIRYHTFGDFSIGFTVILRCREFVDQYLVKHEFIKKLHERYAKEHINIPYPIRAINYSQEKAEA, from the coding sequence ATGCTAAGATCTATAGTATTTAGCAAGCTTAGCCGTCTTGCCCGTAATACCAGGTCGCAGATTGACGACATCATTATTTCATCAACGAAAACACCATTTATCATTTGGTGCATGATGTTTGGTATATATTTCGCACTGGAGTTCTCAGATTTGCCGGAAGGCGCAACGCATATTGCAAGTAAAATATTGGTGGTCTTAGGCATTGCCTCAGTGACTATTGTCTTAGCTAATATAATTGCTAGGATAATCCAGGTTTACGCCAATAAAATAGCCGGAACCCTGCCGATAACATCCCTTACCCAGAATATCAGCAGAATAATTATATTTATAATCGGCATACTTGTAATTCTTAACGGTCTTGGGATATCCATTACCCCCATACTTGCTACTCTTGGCGTCGGCGGCTTAGCAGTAGCCTTAGCATTACAAGATACCCTTTCTAATCTATTCGCAGGTTTCCATATCACCATATCCAGGCAAGTAAGAATAGGAGATTATATAAAGCTGGATAGCGGACAGGAAGGCTATGTCATCGATATAAACTGGCGTACAACTAAAATAAGGATGCTGCCTAATAACGTGGTACTGGTGCCGAATGCAAAGCTCGCCCAGGCAATTATTACTAACTTTTACTTACCCGATACAGAGATGGCAGTTTTAATAGAAGTCAGAGTGCACTATGGAAGCGATCTTAAAAAAGTTGAAAAAATCACCTGTGAAGTGGCAAGCCAGATAATGAAAGAGGTTAACGGAGGAGTCCCCGGATTCGAACCTTTTATAAGATATCACACCTTCGGAGATTTCAGCATTGGTTTTACTGTTATTTTAAGATGCCGGGAGTTTGTTGACCAATATCTGGTCAAGCATGAATTCATAAAGAAACTCCATGAAAGATATGCTAAAGAGCATATTAATATCCCTTATCCGATAAGGGCCATAAATTACAGCCAAGAAAAGGCAGAAGCATAA
- a CDS encoding YggT family protein, which yields MFILSNFLASLARVTDMLLTALYWMVLIRALISWVNPDPLNPIVQFLYKVTEPILNPIRRMLPLGLKFGIDISPIIAFLLIIFIQSFLVKSLFDLSLRLG from the coding sequence ATGTTTATATTATCTAACTTTTTAGCTAGTTTAGCCAGGGTAACGGATATGCTGCTTACAGCCTTGTATTGGATGGTATTGATACGTGCGTTGATAAGCTGGGTAAACCCCGACCCATTAAATCCGATAGTCCAGTTTCTGTATAAGGTAACCGAGCCCATTTTAAACCCGATCAGGAGAATGCTCCCATTAGGTCTGAAGTTTGGAATTGATATTTCACCAATAATCGCATTTTTACTGATTATCTTCATCCAGTCTTTTTTGGTCAAAAGCCTTTTTGACCTTTCTTTAAGGTTGGGTTAG
- a CDS encoding trehalose-6-phosphate synthase: MADYCFIVVSNRQPYIHIYKKGKITYQRGAGGVITALDPVMQACKGIWVAFGNGEADRKVADTNGKLMVPPENPAYVLKRVWLTKEEENGYYYGYSNEALWPLCHMAFQRPVFRENDWSCYKEVNKKFAKAVIDEIGNKKAFVWIQDYHLCLLPKYLKEMAPNQLIITHFWHIPWPNQETFRICPQKKELLEGLLANDLLGFHIRYHCDNFIDVIDREIESKIDRERFSVIKSGHETLIRPYPISVDFDGISMASNSSLVKSIQEELRQEYSLEGYKIILGLDRIDYTKGIPERLLAMDALLERHPELKEKILFLQMGEISRIHIPRYKQLNDEINALVEQINWRHSTDTWKPIVLVRRHLSFSEALAFYRMGSVCIVSSLHDGMNLVAKEFISSRSDEQGVLVLSQFTGASRELTDAILVNPYDREQFSEKIFEALSLNTEEQKRRMSKMRQHISQYNIFRWAGKVLSELLKFEFKE; this comes from the coding sequence ATGGCGGATTATTGCTTTATAGTAGTTTCTAACCGCCAGCCCTACATTCATATTTATAAAAAAGGCAAAATTACATATCAGCGCGGTGCAGGAGGCGTCATAACTGCCCTTGATCCGGTCATGCAGGCATGCAAGGGGATTTGGGTGGCATTTGGTAATGGAGAGGCTGACCGTAAAGTAGCGGATACTAACGGTAAGTTAATGGTCCCTCCTGAAAACCCTGCTTATGTTTTAAAGAGAGTTTGGCTCACCAAAGAAGAGGAGAACGGATATTATTACGGCTATTCCAATGAAGCATTATGGCCGCTTTGCCATATGGCTTTCCAGAGGCCGGTGTTCAGGGAGAATGATTGGTCATGCTATAAGGAAGTAAATAAAAAATTTGCCAAAGCCGTTATTGATGAGATAGGGAATAAGAAGGCATTTGTATGGATACAAGATTATCATTTATGCTTGCTGCCTAAATACCTGAAAGAGATGGCTCCCAACCAATTGATAATTACGCATTTCTGGCATATCCCATGGCCTAATCAAGAAACTTTCAGGATATGCCCGCAGAAGAAAGAGCTTCTTGAGGGGCTTTTGGCCAATGATCTTTTGGGATTCCATATACGTTATCATTGTGATAATTTTATCGATGTTATTGACAGGGAGATCGAGAGCAAGATTGACAGGGAAAGATTTTCCGTAATTAAATCAGGGCACGAAACTCTGATCAGGCCTTATCCGATAAGCGTCGATTTTGATGGTATTAGTATGGCATCAAATTCATCCTTAGTCAAAAGCATCCAAGAAGAATTGCGCCAGGAATATTCCCTTGAAGGATATAAAATAATATTGGGCTTAGACAGGATTGATTATACCAAGGGGATCCCGGAAAGGCTCCTTGCTATGGATGCTCTGCTGGAGAGGCACCCTGAACTTAAAGAAAAAATATTATTTTTGCAGATGGGCGAGATCAGCCGAATACATATTCCAAGGTATAAACAGCTTAATGATGAGATTAATGCTTTGGTTGAGCAGATCAATTGGAGGCATTCAACAGACACCTGGAAGCCGATAGTGCTTGTCAGAAGGCACCTTTCTTTTTCTGAAGCCCTGGCATTTTACAGGATGGGCAGTGTTTGTATCGTAAGTTCTTTGCATGACGGCATGAACTTAGTGGCAAAAGAATTTATTTCCAGCCGTTCTGATGAACAGGGGGTACTTGTCCTTAGCCAGTTTACCGGCGCATCCAGAGAGCTTACCGACGCAATACTGGTCAACCCTTATGACCGCGAGCAATTCAGCGAAAAAATATTTGAGGCTTTAAGCCTAAACACAGAAGAGCAGAAAAGAAGAATGTCTAAAATGAGGCAGCATATCTCCCAGTATAATATCTTCCGATGGGCCGGCAAAGTGCTCTCTGAGCTGCTTAAATTTGAATTTAAAGAATAG
- the otsB gene encoding trehalose-phosphatase yields MVKYLLSNWRQFKDKIRGKKIILLLDYDGTLCPIKRTPRLAVIPHDVKALLEKLSGMLDCKLAIISGRSLEDIKNIIGIRGIIYSGNHGFEIEGPKIKFHGSIPYGYRRMLESIKRKLHKKFNGVKGAILEDKEYSLGIHYRLASKSALSAIKKAFYEVVMVYLIKGKIKIRYGKKVFEVMPPNGWDKGKVVSWLLSRKFFSFGAKMAIPIYLGDDLTDEDAFQTLKNKGLTIFIGKPKMSSAKYYLRNVGQVKHFLKEIIKFLEGA; encoded by the coding sequence ATAGTGAAATATTTATTAAGTAATTGGCGTCAATTTAAGGATAAAATAAGGGGAAAAAAGATAATTCTGCTGCTTGATTATGACGGAACGCTTTGCCCTATTAAGAGAACTCCTAGGCTTGCGGTAATACCGCATGATGTTAAGGCACTGCTTGAAAAGCTTTCGGGCATGTTGGATTGTAAACTGGCTATTATAAGCGGAAGAAGCTTGGAAGATATCAAAAATATAATAGGGATCCGTGGTATCATATATTCCGGAAACCATGGCTTTGAGATCGAGGGTCCTAAGATCAAATTCCATGGTTCTATACCTTATGGATACAGGCGCATGCTTGAAAGTATAAAGAGGAAGTTACACAAGAAGTTTAACGGTGTTAAAGGGGCAATTTTAGAGGACAAGGAATATTCTCTGGGTATTCATTACAGACTGGCGTCAAAAAGCGCTTTATCAGCTATCAAGAAGGCGTTCTATGAAGTCGTGATGGTTTATCTTATAAAGGGTAAGATAAAGATCAGATATGGCAAGAAGGTTTTTGAGGTAATGCCTCCGAATGGTTGGGATAAGGGAAAGGTTGTATCCTGGCTTTTGAGCAGGAAGTTTTTTAGCTTTGGGGCTAAAATGGCCATTCCTATTTATCTTGGTGATGACCTGACTGATGAAGATGCTTTCCAGACGCTAAAAAATAAAGGGTTGACTATTTTCATCGGAAAACCTAAAATGTCATCTGCAAAATATTATCTTAGAAACGTTGGCCAGGTTAAGCATTTTTTGAAAGAAATTATCAAGTTTTTGGAGGGCGCTTAA
- a CDS encoding glycosyltransferase, translating into MVKIEEYVSIVGESVIEDLKLVADRLKGKVIQHINSTAVGGGVAEILNRMVPLLKELGVDCRWDLIKGGEQFFDVTKKFHNALHGRREDITQKDFDIFLETSNKNIEEVNTYGDIVFIHDPQPIALIKKKAQNKWLWRCHIDVSEPNKKLWDFLREYIVQYDSVVFSTPGFSQKLPIRQFLISPSIDPLSDKNKELPEDLIAAVLRKYGVPDDKPIVTQISRFDRLKDPIGVIKAYKLVKKYIDCRLILAGGTASDDPEGIKVLEEVREHSQGDKDIHILLMPQNDIEINALQRASAVLVQKSLKEGFGLTVSEALWKAKPVVASNVGGIPLQIKHKYSGLLCHSIEGAAFEIKQLLNSPEYAKRLGTNGKEHIRNNFLLTRHLKDYMLLFLSLYHPEDIVYL; encoded by the coding sequence ATGGTAAAGATAGAAGAATATGTTTCTATAGTCGGTGAATCTGTTATTGAAGACTTAAAGCTTGTTGCTGACAGGCTAAAAGGCAAAGTGATCCAGCATATTAATTCAACTGCGGTAGGAGGCGGGGTAGCGGAGATTTTAAACAGGATGGTTCCTTTGTTAAAAGAATTAGGCGTTGATTGCCGCTGGGACCTGATTAAAGGCGGGGAGCAGTTTTTTGATGTTACCAAGAAATTTCATAACGCCTTGCATGGGCGCAGAGAGGATATCACGCAAAAGGATTTTGATATTTTCCTTGAGACCAGCAATAAGAATATCGAAGAGGTAAACACTTACGGGGATATTGTGTTTATCCATGACCCCCAGCCCATTGCGTTAATCAAGAAGAAAGCCCAAAATAAATGGTTGTGGAGATGCCACATTGATGTCTCAGAGCCTAATAAAAAACTTTGGGATTTTCTTAGGGAATATATAGTGCAGTATGATTCTGTCGTATTTTCTACTCCGGGATTTTCACAAAAATTGCCCATAAGGCAGTTTTTGATATCTCCGTCTATAGATCCATTAAGCGATAAAAATAAAGAACTGCCTGAGGACCTGATTGCAGCAGTACTCAGGAAATACGGCGTGCCGGATGATAAGCCTATAGTTACACAGATCTCGCGTTTTGACAGGCTCAAGGATCCGATAGGGGTAATAAAGGCATATAAGCTGGTAAAGAAATATATTGATTGCCGCCTTATATTGGCAGGCGGCACGGCCAGCGATGATCCGGAAGGTATTAAAGTCCTTGAAGAAGTCAGAGAGCATTCTCAGGGAGATAAGGATATACATATTTTGCTTATGCCGCAAAACGACATCGAGATCAATGCCCTTCAGAGGGCCTCAGCTGTATTGGTACAGAAATCATTAAAAGAGGGATTTGGATTGACCGTTTCCGAGGCCTTATGGAAAGCAAAACCTGTTGTTGCCTCTAACGTCGGAGGCATACCATTGCAGATCAAACATAAGTATTCTGGGCTGCTTTGTCATTCTATAGAAGGAGCTGCGTTTGAAATAAAGCAGTTATTGAACAGCCCCGAATACGCAAAGCGCCTTGGAACAAACGGCAAAGAACACATAAGAAACAATTTCCTGCTTACCCGCCATTTGAAGGATTATATGTTGTTATTTCTCTCTCTTTACCATCCCGAAGATATAGTGTATTTATAG
- a CDS encoding FkbM family methyltransferase — MKRILIIFENIAHGLRRLPWLNRIRPHLRKLEPLHAAILKLAFKNKVVRIIDGIGHVYIHNRHKEFFLDPPLKEITWWKKIIDEVRPGDTVVDAGSYIGILAVLLAKKTGESGEVIAFEPNPVNFEVLKENIALNEVLNIVKPLNIALAANKSILRINKEFSESHIISHTENNSGASFTVESQAMDNIFTEKKIDILKIDTEGFEMDILLGAKNILLRESGYPRFIAIECHPYLWPNYGVDSHKLTAILKNAGYNIQIPSLPSGITLDNIDYSWIIYASKK; from the coding sequence ATGAAAAGAATACTTATCATATTTGAGAATATCGCCCATGGCTTAAGGCGACTGCCATGGCTGAATAGAATCAGACCACACTTAAGGAAACTCGAGCCCCTGCATGCAGCCATATTAAAGTTGGCCTTTAAAAACAAGGTTGTAAGGATAATAGACGGGATAGGCCACGTATACATTCACAACAGACACAAAGAATTCTTTTTAGACCCGCCCCTTAAAGAGATTACCTGGTGGAAAAAGATAATAGACGAAGTAAGGCCCGGAGATACTGTAGTTGATGCCGGTTCATATATTGGGATCCTTGCTGTTTTGCTCGCCAAAAAAACAGGAGAATCCGGAGAAGTCATAGCATTTGAGCCTAACCCGGTAAATTTCGAAGTATTAAAAGAAAATATTGCATTGAACGAAGTTTTAAACATAGTTAAACCATTGAATATCGCACTGGCTGCCAACAAATCTATACTGAGAATAAATAAAGAATTTTCAGAAAGCCACATTATCAGCCATACGGAAAATAACTCCGGTGCATCTTTTACGGTTGAATCACAGGCCATGGATAATATCTTTACTGAAAAGAAAATCGATATATTAAAAATAGATACTGAGGGATTCGAAATGGATATTCTCCTTGGCGCAAAGAACATATTACTGCGGGAATCCGGTTACCCAAGATTTATTGCGATAGAATGCCACCCATATTTGTGGCCTAATTACGGTGTTGATAGCCATAAACTAACCGCCATACTTAAAAACGCCGGCTATAACATTCAAATACCAAGCCTACCTTCCGGCATCACTTTGGATAATATTGACTACAGCTGGATAATTTATGCCTCTAAAAAATAA
- a CDS encoding nucleoside deaminase: MNKIDENYMAEALKEAKTAFDEDEVPVGAVIVYQGKIISRGHNQVERLKDPSAHAEMLALTSASSYLGTKWLNGASLYVTIEPCSMCAGALVLARIDRIIFGAQDPKTGACGSVINISNNKRLNHHIKVNNGILAKECGELLSSFFKKKRQK; encoded by the coding sequence ATGAACAAAATCGACGAAAACTACATGGCTGAAGCCTTGAAAGAGGCTAAAACCGCTTTCGATGAAGATGAGGTGCCGGTAGGGGCAGTCATTGTTTATCAGGGAAAGATCATCTCCCGGGGTCACAATCAGGTAGAGCGTTTAAAAGACCCAAGCGCACATGCAGAGATGCTTGCCTTGACTTCTGCCTCTAGTTATCTTGGGACAAAGTGGTTGAACGGGGCATCTTTGTATGTTACAATTGAACCTTGTAGTATGTGCGCAGGAGCACTTGTCCTGGCGCGTATAGACAGGATAATTTTCGGGGCGCAAGACCCTAAAACAGGAGCCTGCGGTTCAGTTATAAATATCTCTAATAATAAAAGATTAAACCATCATATAAAGGTAAATAATGGCATTCTGGCCAAAGAATGCGGGGAGTTATTAAGTAGCTTTTTCAAAAAGAAGAGGCAGAAATAA
- the dnaX gene encoding DNA polymerase III subunit gamma/tau: MSYTVFALKWRPLTFDEIVGQQHIVSTLKSAIEKNRLAHAYLFAGPRGVGKTSTARILAKSLNCKNGPTTKPCNTCPSCNDITQGRSMNVIEIDGASNRGIDEIRTLRENVKFAPIQGKYKIYIIDEVHMLTTEAFNALLKTLEEPPEFVKFIFATTQPSKVLATILSRCQRFDFRRITMSEIVEQLEKITKQEKVNVDRQVLFSIAKSSEGSLRDAESILDQLVSFSGESISLNDVISVLGLVEQDILFEITDMILNNDAQAVLNLLNKVSDEGKDLTVFLNLFIEHFRNLMVAKVARQDLALIDLPQEFSSRLSKQSESFTLSEIFSALNILISAQEMAKRFDSLRIPLEIALVRLAHAGSKEKNTIKEPEKKIKAAVNDMPLPKEKPMHAVRAKPKETPPAEENTVPEPESYITLERIKDAWQNIIAEIGKVKMSVATYLSEGSPVKCEKNVLTVSFAKNHLLHKESLEKKDNKDLVEKLILELTKARVRINFLLSKEEHKQESQESSPFLKNVLNTFKGRLIS; encoded by the coding sequence ATGTCCTACACAGTATTCGCATTAAAATGGCGGCCGTTGACATTTGATGAGATTGTCGGCCAGCAACACATAGTTTCAACCCTTAAAAGCGCAATAGAAAAAAACCGCCTTGCGCATGCCTATCTTTTCGCCGGGCCAAGGGGAGTGGGAAAGACTTCTACAGCCAGAATATTGGCAAAATCTCTAAATTGCAAAAATGGCCCGACAACCAAGCCTTGTAATACCTGCCCTTCTTGTAATGATATTACTCAAGGCAGAAGCATGAATGTTATTGAGATCGATGGTGCTTCTAATAGGGGCATAGATGAAATAAGGACCCTGAGGGAAAATGTCAAATTCGCTCCTATACAGGGAAAATATAAGATTTATATCATAGATGAAGTACATATGCTCACCACCGAAGCTTTCAACGCTCTGCTTAAAACCCTTGAGGAACCACCGGAATTCGTAAAATTTATATTTGCGACAACCCAGCCAAGCAAAGTACTTGCGACAATACTTTCCAGGTGCCAGCGTTTTGATTTTCGCAGGATAACCATGTCAGAGATCGTTGAGCAACTGGAGAAGATAACCAAGCAGGAAAAAGTCAATGTCGACAGGCAGGTCCTTTTTTCTATTGCTAAAAGCAGCGAAGGCTCATTAAGGGACGCAGAATCTATATTGGACCAGCTTGTTTCTTTTTCTGGGGAGAGCATTTCTTTGAATGATGTTATCTCAGTCTTAGGCTTGGTCGAGCAGGATATTTTATTTGAGATAACCGATATGATACTGAATAATGATGCACAAGCTGTCCTTAACCTTCTTAATAAGGTATCGGATGAGGGTAAGGACCTAACAGTCTTTTTAAATCTTTTTATTGAGCATTTCCGTAACCTGATGGTCGCAAAAGTAGCCAGGCAAGACCTTGCGTTGATTGATCTGCCGCAGGAGTTTAGCAGCAGGCTTTCTAAGCAGTCTGAAAGTTTTACCTTAAGCGAAATTTTTAGTGCCCTGAATATATTAATCAGCGCCCAGGAGATGGCCAAGAGGTTTGATTCCTTACGTATACCTCTTGAGATAGCTTTGGTGAGGCTTGCTCATGCGGGCAGCAAAGAAAAGAATACTATAAAAGAACCAGAAAAGAAGATAAAGGCTGCTGTGAATGATATGCCTTTACCGAAGGAAAAACCAATGCATGCCGTGCGGGCCAAACCTAAAGAAACACCTCCTGCTGAAGAAAACACAGTGCCTGAACCGGAATCCTATATAACTTTGGAGCGGATAAAAGACGCCTGGCAGAACATAATTGCTGAAATAGGCAAGGTTAAGATGTCGGTTGCCACTTATTTAAGCGAAGGCAGCCCTGTAAAATGCGAGAAAAATGTTTTAACGGTAAGTTTCGCCAAGAACCATCTCTTACACAAAGAGTCTCTTGAAAAGAAAGATAATAAAGACCTGGTTGAAAAGCTTATATTAGAGCTCACTAAGGCGCGTGTCAGGATTAATTTCCTGCTTTCTAAAGAAGAGCATAAACAGGAATCCCAGGAAAGCTCACCTTTCTTAAAAAATGTGCTTAATACTTTTAAGGGGAGGCTTATAAGTTAG
- the recR gene encoding recombination protein RecR, translating into MANYTETIERLIERLTKLPGIGRRSAERIVGYILNSASVDEVKVLAELINKVKENVKSCRICNNLSEEETCRICKDVRRRKDLICIVENPSDVNAIEKAGNFTGVYHVLMGSISPLEGRGPSELKIDSLIKRIKEDNVKEIVIATDADTDGETTAMYLMKLLKPLGIQISRIGVGIPMGSNLEYADSATLAKALESRRTI; encoded by the coding sequence ATGGCAAATTATACAGAGACAATCGAGAGACTTATCGAAAGGCTCACTAAACTACCCGGCATAGGCAGGCGCAGCGCAGAGCGTATTGTCGGCTATATCCTTAATAGCGCCTCTGTTGATGAAGTAAAGGTTTTGGCAGAGCTTATCAATAAAGTAAAAGAAAATGTGAAGAGCTGCCGGATCTGCAATAATTTAAGCGAAGAAGAAACATGCAGAATCTGCAAAGATGTACGCAGAAGAAAAGATTTGATCTGTATAGTTGAAAATCCCAGCGATGTGAATGCGATTGAAAAAGCGGGGAATTTTACGGGCGTCTACCATGTCCTTATGGGTTCGATTTCCCCTCTGGAGGGCAGGGGGCCTTCGGAACTTAAGATAGATAGCCTGATAAAGAGGATAAAAGAAGATAATGTTAAAGAGATAGTCATTGCTACCGATGCAGATACAGACGGGGAAACCACCGCTATGTATCTTATGAAATTGCTCAAACCTTTAGGTATTCAGATTTCCCGTATCGGAGTAGGTATACCTATGGGTTCGAATCTTGAGTATGCAGACTCTGCAACCTTAGCCAAGGCCCTGGAATCTCGCCGCACAATCTAA
- a CDS encoding ABC transporter ATP-binding protein: MITITNLSKSYGKKELFRNVSLTINRGEKIGLIGPNGAGKSTLFYLILKELEPSSGDVHVQKNTHIGYLPQEASFHSERTILQELTEGDKRVLSLRKEKRELEDKNEAGSLRYGEILHALESLGFFELEHKAKKILMGLGFKEKDFNRPIKELSGGWQMRVLLANLLTYAYDILLLDEPTNYLDLGAALWLKDYLEGFEGTFIMISHDRDFLTDVTNYTLILENGSITKVHGNYEHYEQIKNEKRKFLLKQFKEQEKKKEQLERFVERFHAQPNKAASVRAKRRVLERMEEEAVVLPPDPRESIGSFKFPQARKSGHRVISLKNISKSYGDIQVYKDFDFEIMQNEKAVLAGENGAGKSTLLKILAGVIDIDNGERAIGYNVDIGYFSQTRMDVLNPENTVLEEAYTASPGSMAEEVVRTILGAFLFTGDDSDKKVKVLSGGEKSRLILAKLLIDPPNFLLLDEPTTHLDVDAVDALIMALKDYEGTLVFISHDIHFVRSVANVVFEVKDGKVRKFPGNFDYYLEKRSTELNVLPEKNIKRDKNKVALEEARELKKLEEKRKREEEKKRKSYNDAIRDKITKLVKEKQELNLESYAKSRALSNPRIFRDEETVKAYGRRLKEIEKLLQEIDKGIEDLKSQIIR, encoded by the coding sequence ATGATTACTATAACAAATCTTTCAAAAAGTTACGGCAAAAAGGAACTTTTTAGGAACGTTTCTTTAACCATTAACCGCGGGGAAAAAATCGGGCTTATCGGCCCTAACGGCGCGGGGAAAAGCACGCTTTTTTACCTTATCCTGAAAGAGCTTGAGCCGTCTTCCGGGGATGTGCATGTGCAGAAAAATACGCATATAGGATACCTGCCTCAAGAAGCAAGCTTTCATTCTGAGAGGACAATATTACAGGAATTGACCGAGGGGGATAAGAGGGTGTTAAGTCTGCGTAAGGAGAAAAGGGAGCTAGAAGATAAGAATGAGGCAGGTTCTCTAAGATACGGCGAAATACTGCATGCATTGGAATCATTAGGTTTTTTTGAGCTGGAGCATAAGGCAAAGAAAATACTTATGGGCCTGGGTTTTAAAGAGAAGGATTTTAACAGGCCGATAAAAGAATTAAGCGGTGGTTGGCAGATGCGCGTATTATTGGCTAATCTCCTTACCTATGCTTATGATATTTTATTACTGGATGAGCCTACGAACTATCTGGACCTGGGTGCTGCTCTTTGGTTAAAAGATTACCTGGAAGGCTTTGAGGGGACATTCATAATGATATCCCACGATAGGGATTTTCTTACGGATGTGACAAATTATACGTTGATATTAGAGAACGGAAGTATTACTAAAGTGCATGGTAATTACGAACATTATGAGCAGATAAAAAATGAAAAGCGTAAATTTTTGCTGAAGCAATTTAAGGAACAAGAAAAGAAAAAAGAACAGCTAGAGAGGTTCGTTGAGCGTTTCCATGCCCAACCGAATAAAGCCGCATCTGTCCGTGCCAAGCGCAGGGTTTTGGAGAGAATGGAAGAAGAGGCGGTAGTCTTACCGCCTGATCCGCGTGAAAGTATCGGCAGTTTTAAATTCCCCCAGGCCAGAAAAAGCGGGCATAGGGTCATCTCGTTAAAAAATATATCTAAATCATATGGTGATATCCAGGTATATAAAGATTTTGATTTTGAGATTATGCAGAATGAAAAGGCAGTACTTGCCGGCGAGAACGGTGCGGGAAAATCCACGTTATTAAAGATACTTGCAGGAGTTATAGATATTGATAACGGAGAAAGGGCTATAGGCTACAATGTAGATATAGGTTATTTTTCGCAGACCAGGATGGATGTGCTTAATCCCGAGAATACGGTTTTAGAAGAAGCATATACCGCAAGCCCAGGCTCCATGGCAGAGGAAGTGGTGCGCACTATTTTAGGAGCTTTTTTATTTACCGGAGATGATTCTGATAAAAAAGTCAAAGTATTATCAGGAGGAGAAAAGAGCAGGCTTATACTTGCCAAACTTCTAATTGACCCGCCGAATTTTCTTTTGCTTGATGAGCCTACTACTCATCTTGATGTAGATGCGGTCGATGCCTTGATAATGGCGCTTAAAGATTATGAAGGCACGCTTGTTTTTATCAGCCATGACATACATTTTGTGCGCTCTGTGGCAAATGTAGTCTTTGAGGTAAAAGATGGGAAAGTGAGGAAATTCCCCGGCAATTTTGATTATTATTTGGAGAAGAGGTCTACCGAACTAAACGTCCTTCCTGAAAAAAACATAAAACGCGATAAGAATAAAGTGGCTTTAGAAGAAGCAAGAGAACTAAAGAAACTCGAAGAAAAGAGGAAGAGAGAAGAAGAAAAGAAACGCAAATCGTATAATGATGCGATTCGTGATAAGATTACGAAGTTGGTAAAGGAAAAGCAAGAGTTGAACCTGGAAAGTTATGCTAAGTCCCGCGCTTTGTCGAATCCCAGGATATTCCGCGATGAAGAAACTGTTAAAGCATATGGCAGAAGGCTTAAAGAGATAGAAAAGCTTTTACAGGAGATAGATAAGGGAATTGAAGATTTAAAGTCACAGATTATTAGATAA